Proteins encoded within one genomic window of Halobacteroides halobius DSM 5150:
- a CDS encoding class I SAM-dependent methyltransferase — MKFYQQFSHYYDDIFFFKQEKLNFLKSNLPDQGKVLDVATGTGTYALALAQASYQVTGIDLSSKMLKIAKRKAAKEKLAVDFKQADMKEVDHLSLANDFNLISCIGNSLVHLDNKVEIKSVLEKLFNLLTSNGKLVLQIVNYDRILEKEITELPTITNQVANVKLIRQYEFKDNKVDFKTTLKTPEGEFNNSVLLYPLKSKELRKILEEVGFRKINFYGSFDFRDYKPLTSFPLVVKASK; from the coding sequence ATGAAATTTTACCAACAATTTAGCCACTATTATGATGATATTTTCTTTTTTAAGCAAGAAAAATTGAATTTTTTAAAGAGTAATTTACCCGACCAAGGTAAGGTATTAGATGTAGCAACTGGTACAGGGACATATGCTTTAGCCTTAGCTCAAGCAAGTTACCAAGTTACAGGAATAGATCTAAGTTCTAAGATGCTTAAAATTGCTAAACGAAAGGCAGCTAAAGAGAAGTTAGCTGTTGATTTTAAACAAGCTGATATGAAGGAAGTTGACCACTTATCTCTTGCAAATGATTTTAATCTAATTAGTTGTATTGGGAATTCTTTAGTTCATTTAGATAATAAAGTGGAGATTAAAAGTGTTTTAGAGAAGTTATTTAATTTGTTAACTTCAAATGGTAAATTAGTACTCCAAATTGTAAATTATGACCGAATTTTAGAAAAAGAGATAACTGAATTGCCAACTATTACTAATCAAGTGGCAAATGTTAAATTAATTAGACAGTATGAATTTAAGGATAATAAAGTTGATTTTAAAACTACATTGAAAACACCTGAGGGAGAATTTAATAATTCAGTCTTATTATACCCTCTAAAAAGTAAAGAGTTAAGAAAAATATTAGAAGAAGTAGGCTTTAGAAAAATAAATTTTTATGGGAGTTTTGATTTTAGAGATTATAAACCTTTAACTTCTTTTCCTTTAGTTGTTAAGGCTAGCAAATAA
- a CDS encoding Crp/Fnr family transcriptional regulator, translating into MKEQLLKQSSYFAALTDQELAKIKEIMFTRQYQEGEFIFFEGEVGEGLFFIKSGKVKLTKMIESGKEQILNIFKAGDMFAEVVLFDQGKYPATAVVIDDSEIGVISKEDMEEIMRNYPEITIKILRVMGKRLRRAQERIRNLGLKNTKSRTASILVHLAQEHGWDNKNKTSISLSLSQQDLAGLIGSSRETISRVLSKLKKEDLVDVSREKIVIKDLIGLKKII; encoded by the coding sequence ATGAAAGAGCAACTTTTAAAGCAGAGTTCTTATTTTGCAGCTTTGACAGACCAAGAATTAGCTAAAATCAAAGAAATAATGTTTACCCGTCAGTATCAGGAAGGGGAATTTATCTTTTTTGAAGGTGAAGTAGGAGAAGGATTATTTTTTATTAAGTCTGGAAAAGTTAAATTAACAAAGATGATTGAAAGTGGTAAAGAACAAATTTTAAATATATTTAAAGCAGGCGATATGTTTGCCGAGGTTGTTTTATTTGATCAAGGAAAATATCCTGCTACAGCAGTAGTTATAGATGATTCAGAAATTGGAGTTATTAGTAAAGAAGATATGGAAGAGATAATGAGAAATTATCCAGAAATCACAATTAAAATTTTACGGGTTATGGGGAAACGATTACGTAGAGCTCAGGAGCGGATAAGAAATTTAGGGCTAAAGAATACTAAAAGTAGAACAGCTAGTATTTTAGTCCATTTGGCCCAAGAACATGGTTGGGATAATAAGAATAAAACTAGTATCAGTTTATCCCTTAGTCAACAGGATTTAGCTGGTTTGATTGGTTCTTCACGAGAAACTATATCTAGAGTTTTAAGTAAGTTAAAAAAAGAAGATTTGGTTGATGTTTCTCGTGAGAAGATAGTGATTAAAGATTTGATTGGTCTTAAAAAAATAATTTAG
- a CDS encoding DUF3794 domain-containing protein has translation MSHSAKKDKLFELITIDDNFESLPSQSICKEFLKEQNLLIPDQKPNIEQLSKILIKPEISNKKVIATFAGRKIILQGHIMEKIFYIANSPQQSVNTAQYSFSFSNFIKLPPKTNINSIKVRVEDIILEINNQKINQSILLCLCIVPKNLFND, from the coding sequence ATGAGTCACTCTGCTAAAAAAGATAAATTATTTGAATTAATTACTATCGATGATAATTTTGAATCCTTACCATCCCAAAGTATCTGTAAAGAATTTTTAAAAGAACAAAATTTACTTATTCCTGACCAAAAACCAAATATAGAACAATTATCTAAAATTCTTATTAAACCAGAAATTAGCAATAAAAAAGTAATTGCAACTTTTGCCGGGAGAAAGATTATACTTCAAGGACACATCATGGAAAAAATCTTTTATATAGCTAATAGTCCACAGCAGTCAGTCAATACTGCTCAATACTCTTTTTCGTTTAGTAATTTTATTAAACTACCCCCCAAAACAAATATTAATAGTATAAAAGTACGTGTTGAAGATATTATACTAGAGATTAATAACCAAAAGATTAATCAATCTATCTTACTTTGTCTTTGTATAGTTCCTAAAAATCTATTTAATGATTAA
- a CDS encoding protein kinase domain-containing protein, which translates to MKKKKLKNYEIYLNPIGKGRFGKVYMGQDLKHQRKYAIKKTTNIPMAKHEAFVMQNYGSHPLLPSFYNFFIIENKAYIVMEYFPGTNIGDRKFNTIKTRSPQKAIHLTLKILKALQHLHQKGFAHHDILPQNILFKEDNPNQIRIIDFGLTKQINNSQQNKQYKTGDLSGVAIICLYLLVGFLLETPQEIDPFINGIKSETKIKELDLITPHLKNILSKGVHPNPKKRYHSAEEFIKKLKVLL; encoded by the coding sequence ATGAAGAAAAAAAAGTTAAAAAATTATGAGATTTATTTAAATCCTATTGGAAAAGGACGTTTTGGAAAGGTTTATATGGGCCAAGACCTTAAACACCAAAGAAAATATGCGATTAAAAAAACAACTAATATTCCAATGGCCAAACATGAAGCTTTTGTTATGCAAAATTACGGTAGCCACCCCTTACTCCCTAGCTTTTATAATTTCTTTATAATAGAGAATAAAGCTTATATTGTAATGGAATATTTTCCTGGGACAAATATCGGAGATCGTAAATTTAATACTATCAAAACAAGAAGCCCCCAAAAGGCTATCCATCTTACTTTAAAAATTCTAAAAGCTCTCCAACATCTTCATCAAAAAGGATTTGCACATCACGATATATTACCACAAAATATACTATTTAAGGAGGATAATCCAAATCAAATTAGAATTATTGACTTTGGACTAACAAAACAAATAAATAATTCTCAACAAAACAAGCAGTATAAAACTGGTGATTTATCTGGTGTAGCAATAATATGTCTTTATCTTCTGGTAGGCTTTCTTTTAGAAACCCCACAAGAAATAGATCCTTTTATTAATGGTATTAAATCAGAAACAAAAATTAAAGAATTAGATTTAATAACTCCACACTTAAAGAATATTCTATCTAAAGGGGTTCATCCTAATCCTAAAAAACGATATCACTCTGCTGAGGAATTTATAAAAAAATTAAAAGTTCTACTTTAA
- a CDS encoding galactosyltransferase-related protein, whose protein sequence is MLDNVSVLIPYWPDCEQRARIFKWTSKFYERMMPKAELCIGELNCEKFSRAQAINLAAQKATRDIFLIADIDLIYAPQIIIDSISLLDEYPWVLPFQEIVRFNQDYTEKLLSLNPKWPIVDNYGSHHKHSINGGGLNLIPRQNFETVGGFDERFIEWGGEDDAFTIAMTVLCGQPKRLDHTLYHLWHPRSASTNYKNNIELLNRYCQGGEKINEIIKERKDS, encoded by the coding sequence TTGTTAGATAATGTATCGGTTTTGATTCCATATTGGCCCGATTGTGAACAAAGAGCAAGAATATTTAAATGGACTAGTAAATTTTATGAGAGGATGATGCCTAAAGCTGAATTATGTATAGGAGAATTAAATTGTGAGAAGTTTTCAAGAGCACAGGCTATAAATTTAGCTGCTCAAAAGGCTACAAGAGATATCTTTTTAATTGCTGATATTGATTTAATATATGCCCCTCAGATAATAATTGATTCAATTAGTTTATTGGATGAATATCCCTGGGTTCTTCCTTTTCAGGAAATTGTAAGATTTAATCAAGACTATACTGAGAAGTTATTATCTCTAAATCCTAAGTGGCCAATAGTTGATAATTATGGGAGTCATCACAAACATTCAATTAATGGGGGAGGGTTAAATTTAATTCCTCGTCAAAATTTTGAAACTGTAGGAGGCTTTGATGAAAGATTTATTGAATGGGGAGGAGAAGATGATGCTTTTACTATTGCAATGACGGTATTGTGTGGTCAACCCAAAAGATTAGATCATACTTTGTATCATTTATGGCATCCTAGATCGGCAAGTACAAATTATAAGAATAATATTGAACTATTAAATCGCTATTGTCAGGGAGGAGAGAAAATAAATGAGATAATCAAAGAGCGTAAAGATTCTTAG
- a CDS encoding NAD-dependent epimerase/dehydratase family protein → MKTILITGGAGFIGSHIVDKLITRGDQVIIIDNLSTGKKENINSKAKFYQIDIRDNLTEIFTKHKIDYIIHHAAQSNIQSSIKNPSLDSEINIVGTVNLLEYASSYDIVKFIYASSAAVYGRPQYLGINEEHPITPISYYGVAKHTPEHYIKIFNQLYELNYTILRYANVYGERQEAKGEGGVVAVFIDKILREDKPIIYGDGKQTRDFVYVKDVARANLAALEKGDEETINISCDQQTSINQLFKMIKQITNINLEPIYQAARPGDIKHNYLLNNKAQRLLDWSPKYNLERGLKETLAYYQKS, encoded by the coding sequence ATGAAAACAATACTTATAACTGGAGGAGCAGGATTTATTGGATCTCATATAGTGGATAAATTAATAACTAGAGGAGATCAAGTGATTATAATTGATAATTTATCGACCGGAAAAAAAGAAAATATAAATTCGAAAGCAAAATTTTATCAAATTGATATTAGAGATAATTTAACAGAAATTTTTACTAAACATAAGATTGATTATATAATTCACCACGCAGCACAAAGTAATATTCAATCTTCAATAAAGAACCCTAGTTTAGATAGTGAAATTAATATTGTAGGAACTGTTAACTTATTAGAGTATGCTAGTAGCTATGATATAGTTAAATTCATTTATGCTTCTTCGGCTGCAGTTTATGGTCGACCTCAATATCTGGGTATTAATGAAGAACACCCCATTACTCCTATATCATATTATGGTGTTGCAAAGCATACACCAGAACATTATATTAAAATATTTAATCAATTATACGAATTAAATTATACAATTTTGCGTTACGCTAATGTTTATGGTGAACGTCAAGAAGCTAAAGGAGAAGGGGGCGTCGTGGCTGTTTTTATTGATAAAATTTTAAGAGAAGATAAGCCAATCATTTATGGAGATGGAAAACAGACAAGGGATTTTGTTTACGTAAAAGATGTTGCTAGAGCTAATTTAGCTGCTTTAGAAAAAGGTGATGAAGAAACTATCAATATTAGCTGTGATCAACAAACTTCTATTAATCAATTATTTAAGATGATAAAGCAGATAACTAATATTAATTTAGAGCCAATTTATCAAGCAGCTAGGCCAGGTGATATTAAGCATAATTACTTGCTAAATAATAAAGCACAGAGATTATTAGATTGGAGCCCAAAATATAATTTAGAAAGAGGGTTAAAAGAAACTTTAGCTTACTATCAAAAGTCATAG
- a CDS encoding glycosyltransferase — protein sequence MKVGILTMFNGLSSTYSLVNVVAEQLKMLLNNNIKTKLLVTEHCSAKEQEGIYKDERIEWAKVTNTLNGEQIHWHDYTQAKGAVHDTFFAEAEVIAEDLIEKLADVDVCIMHDIHYQGWHLVHNVAVRKAQKELPNTKFIAFTHSFPANRPSNPEWPFSARYTPMPNTIYAYPTYSGISALSKQYNVPQGKCRVVNNSLNLLENMSQETQTIAKNIDILSSDILIVYPGRLTPGKRFERVAAFAGAMKSKTEQDIKVVFCDFKSSDIKPAKYKRIITEAGYNFGLQEEDILFTSDLGYPDGIPRETVLELFTLSNLFICPSFSESFGLTVLEAASRGNFLVLNERVPALEELGKKLNAYFMRWDARNYGYNTKEEYQPSEEVYYQEHGENILNLMRENNVLHAKSMVRKRYSPQWIWRNQLEPLLD from the coding sequence ATGAAAGTAGGTATTCTAACAATGTTTAATGGTCTTAGTAGTACTTATTCACTAGTAAATGTAGTAGCAGAACAACTAAAAATGTTACTTAATAATAATATCAAAACCAAATTACTTGTTACTGAACATTGTTCTGCTAAAGAACAAGAAGGCATCTATAAGGATGAAAGAATTGAATGGGCCAAAGTAACAAACACACTTAATGGAGAACAAATCCACTGGCATGATTATACCCAAGCAAAAGGCGCAGTACATGATACTTTCTTTGCTGAAGCAGAAGTAATAGCTGAAGATTTAATAGAAAAACTAGCAGATGTAGATGTCTGTATTATGCATGATATTCATTACCAAGGTTGGCATCTAGTCCATAATGTAGCCGTTAGAAAGGCTCAAAAAGAGTTGCCTAACACAAAATTCATTGCTTTTACTCATTCTTTTCCTGCTAATAGACCTTCTAATCCTGAATGGCCATTTTCTGCTCGTTATACTCCTATGCCTAATACTATTTATGCTTATCCAACTTATTCTGGTATCTCAGCTTTATCTAAACAATATAACGTTCCCCAGGGTAAATGCCGGGTAGTTAATAATAGTCTCAATCTATTAGAAAATATGAGCCAAGAAACACAAACTATTGCTAAAAATATTGATATACTGTCATCTGATATTTTAATAGTTTATCCAGGGCGTCTAACACCAGGTAAGAGATTTGAAAGAGTTGCTGCTTTTGCTGGAGCAATGAAAAGTAAAACTGAACAAGATATTAAAGTAGTCTTCTGTGATTTTAAATCCAGTGATATTAAACCAGCCAAATATAAAAGAATCATTACAGAAGCAGGATATAATTTTGGGTTACAAGAAGAAGATATACTCTTTACCTCAGATTTAGGATATCCTGATGGTATTCCTAGAGAAACTGTACTAGAACTTTTTACTCTATCCAATCTGTTTATTTGTCCTTCTTTTTCTGAATCTTTTGGTTTAACAGTACTTGAAGCAGCAAGTAGAGGGAATTTTTTAGTTCTTAATGAAAGAGTCCCTGCTTTAGAAGAGCTAGGGAAGAAATTGAATGCTTATTTTATGAGATGGGATGCAAGAAACTATGGCTATAATACTAAAGAAGAATATCAACCTTCAGAAGAAGTATATTACCAAGAACATGGAGAAAATATACTTAATTTAATGCGAGAAAATAATGTATTACATGCTAAAAGTATGGTCAGAAAACGTTATAGTCCACAGTGGATTTGGAGAAACCAGTTAGAACCTTTATTAGATTAG